Within Oncorhynchus nerka isolate Pitt River linkage group LG8, Oner_Uvic_2.0, whole genome shotgun sequence, the genomic segment CATCATCTTGATCAAAGGGCCAGTTCACTGTGACATAAATATACAGTAGAACAATACATCAGAGTGCTGCCACTTCTATACTAAATCAGTATGAAGGGACCATTCATGACCATACTGCCACGTCTATACTAAATCAATATGAAGGGACCATTCATGACCATACTGCCACTTCTATACTAAATCAGTATGAAGGGACCATTCATGACCATACTGCCATGTCTATACGAAATCAATATGAAGGGACTATTCATGACCATACTGCCACGTCTATACTAAATCAATATGAAGGGACTATTCATGACCATACTGCCACGTCTTTACTAAATCAATATGAAAGGACTATTCATGACTATACTGCCACGTCTATACTAAATCAATATGAAGGGACTATTCATGACTATACTGCCACGTCTATACTAAATCAATAAGAAGGGACTATTCATGACCATACTGCCACGTCTATACTAAATCAATATGAAGGGACTATTCATGACCATACTGCCACGTCTATACTAAATCAATATGAAGGGACTATTCATGACTATACTGCCACGTCTATACTAAATCAATATGAAGGGACTATTCATGTTGTATTTTGGAGCTCAAACAAAAGCAGTCCCCACACAGCATGGACTCCATGCAGGATTTGCAGTCAGTCCCATGGGTCTGGGCTTAACGACTATTTGAAAAACAATATTGAAACCTAATCTCTCTAGAGGTTATAGTCCTGATAGCAGTTTTAATGTGGCAGTTATACATAGCACAGAAACGGCACCAGATGTGAGAGTCTGGACGGGAGACAGAAATGAGACTCCATATTTCCCCTTGGTCCCTTTGTGTCTAACGTTACATGATGGTTTCCACGGTTTCCACGCTGCAAGCCGTCACTCTAAGGCCTCTCTGGTTTACAGTCGTCTCCTACCACATTCTGATTCAGGGAAATTATCGAGAACACATTTAGAAAGTAGACCTTATCAACCACAGCTCTGGAGTATCCAGCAGCCAGCCTCTCCTCCATACTGTTCCAAAAGTCCTCACAACAACCATGTGTAGTGAACAATGGCCAGAGATTTCAGATGGACATGTGACTCATACACGGTGGGCCGGTTTCCCTGACCCATACTAGTCCTAATCTTGGACTAAAAAGCTGTTTCAGTAGAGATTCATCTGGGTCGAGGAACCCATGGCCCCGAGAACCCCAATAACTCACTCCAGTGTTCTGAAAGACCAGAATACAACACGCCATTGTCCTCCAAGGAGGACATtcttcacacaggtcacacaaACAAATGAAAGGGAGACAAGCTTGGTTGGCTCATAGCTTACCTTTGCTCTTGCAGTCCAGCATGGGTTTGGGGAACATGTAGGTGTGGCACAAGGAGTTGGCATCAGGGTACTTCTTGATGGGAGGTGGTTTGGGCAGACTACCCTGCCCTTCCTGAGGTTTCTGCCCTGGCTGATGGCCCTCCCCATCCTCAGCACACAGCAGCTCTGGCCTCATCTTCTTCAGCTTCTGACCTCTCAGCGCGTCCGGCTCCGAACACTTGGCGTAGTTCCCAAGGTTACGGTTGCTGGGCACCTGCAGGGTCCTGACCAGACTATCCAGCGAGCACCGGCAGTCCCAGGGGTTGTCATAGAGACGCAGGTAGCGGAGGTTTGGCAAGGGCAGCAGGTGCTCCTCAGAAGCTGTCTTCATCTGGTTGTGCTGAAGAAGCAGAGTAGTGAGCTGTCCCAGCCCTGCGAacgcctcctcctccaccatgtAGAGCTCATTCTGTTGTAGATCCAGACTCTTTAGGTTCTTGAACTGGGAGAAGGTGTTGTCTCTGAGCACCTGGATCTTGTTGCGGGCCAGCAGGAGGTGGTGGATGTCTTCAGGCCAGTGCTGTTGCACCCCGGTCAGCTGGCGGTCCTGACAGTCCAGGTATTTCTCTCCGGCCTCCATGTATTCCTTGCATTCAGAGGTTTGGCGTTTGACAGCATTGGCCCTGCCTTTACCCCGGGCCCTGCCCCTTTCTCTGTTCCGTCCACCCTTCCTGGGCTCAGTGGAcctgaggagcaggaggagcagcagagcgCTGAGCAGCCGCATCCTGGGAGCCCCAATGCCACCACTGGGAGATGAGGGAGCGGCAAGACTGGAacaagagggaggggagggaagagggatggCCTTGTGCAATCAGAGATGGCCTTGGGTTTCTGCTGGTGCCAGGGAAGGCTGGTTAcagctgtgtgagagagagagagagagagagttaagtgGAGAGTTCATTGttcgggaggagagggaaaggaagggataGAAAGGAAGAAAGGGAGGGATAGGAAGAATGATGGAGAGAAACAAACATAAAGCATGTTATATGATAGTCTATCAAACAGAGAGTTAAAACACTGTCATGGAACAGTGCCCCAtttcctttgttcctcagtcttctctctctgttcctctcctcccttctcctatctctctgtttctcttctcccttcttctatctctctgttcctctcctcccctcttctatctctctgtttctcttctcccttcttctctctctgttcctctcctcccctcttctatctctctgtttctcttctctcttcttctatctctctgtttctctcctcccttctcctatctctctgtttctcttctcccttctcctatctctctgttcctcttctcccttctcctatctctctgtttctcttctcccttcttctatctctctgttcctctcctctcttctcctatctctctgttcccctcctctcttctcctatctctctgttcctctcctcccttctcctctctctgttcccctcctctcttctcctatctctctgttcctctcctctcttctcctatctctctgttactctcctcccttctcctctctctgttcccctcctctcttctcctatctctctgttcctctatTCCCAACACAAAACCTGGTGGcggtctgctcttctctctcgctctcgctctcgctctcgctctcgctctctccagtCAGTAATTCATCTGTACACTAGGCTCACGAACATTCATCAAAGAGGAGGAAGTTTACATGTCTGTGTACGTCCACTCCTGTAAACATACTCTGATAAACATGGTGGCTGTAAAGACCTCCCTAACTACCTTACCCCAAGGGAAGGCTGTGTGTAGCTGAATGGAATTACCCCAAGGGAAGGCTGTGTGTAGCTGAATGGAATTACACTGAGGGAAGGCTGTGTGTAGCTGAATGGAATTACGCTGAGGGAAGGTTGTGTGTAGCTGAATGGAATTACACTGAGGGAAGGCTGTGTGTAGCTGAATGGAATTAACCTGAGGGAAGGCTGTGTGTAGCTGAATGGAATTACCCTGAGGGAAGGCTGTGTGTAGCTGAATGGAATTAACCTGAGGGAAGGCTGTGTGTAGCTGAATGGAATTAAGGGAAAGCCTGAAATTAACCTGAGGGAAGgctgtgtgtaggctgtgtgtagctgaATGGAATTACCCTGAGGAATGGAAAGAGGGAAAGCTGTGTGTAGCTGAATGGAATTACCCTGAGGGAAGGCTGTGTGTAGCTGAATGGAATTAACCTGAGGGAAGGCTGTGTGTAGCTGAATGGAATTAACCTGAGGGAAGGCTGTGTGTAGCTGAATGGAATTACCCTGAGGGAAAGCTGTGTGTAGCTGAATGGAATTACCCTGAGGGAAAGCTGTGTGTAGCTGAATGGAATTACCCTGAGGGAAGGCTGTGTGTAGCTGAATGGAATTAACCTGAGGGAAGGCTGTGTGTAGCTGAATGGAATTAACCTGAGGGAAGGCTGTGTGTAGCTGAATGGAATTAACCTGAGGGAAAGCTGTGTGTAGCTGAATGGAATTAACCTGAGGGAAGACTGTGTGTAGCTGAATGGAATTAACCTGAGGGAAGGCTGTGTGTAGCTGAATGGAATTACCCAGAGTTTATTATTATCACTGGTGTTACAGGTTAGTGTTGATGATGCACCTTGAATGCTCTTAATGATCATGTATATATTTAGTAGTCATTCCTCATGTTGACCTAGATGTACAAGGTCCAACCCAGGTTACAGTATGGGCAAACATAAGGCAGAAACTTCCCCAGAGGAAATATTAAACTTTTATGGTTTAGCAATGATGATAAACCTACCTCAACGTTATGTAGCAGTGTGTCTGGCTctgcctgctgtgtgtgtgagtgtgtgtgtgtgtgtgtgtgtgtgtgtgtgtgtgtgtgtgtgtgtgtgtgtgtgtgtgtgtgtgtgtgtgtgtgtgtgtgtgtgtgtgtgtgtgtgtgtgtgtgtgtgtgtgtgtgtgtgtgtgttttcacccCCACCAGCGATGGGCCTGTTCAGTATTGACTCATTAGTCCCAAGTGTGATGTGAGGCAGCAGCCATAATGTCTGCCAGACAACACCCTCCATCTCCTGCTACAGTGAGCCAGTCCAACTGTatcaccccccctcctcctcccccacagcCTTCCACAGTGGAACAGTCCAgtcacagggagagatggagaagaggtaGTGTAAACAATGAGTTTATAGACACAATGGAGTTAGAGAATTCTTCAGTCTGAGAACACTTTGCCCTATAGTATCCTACCTAGCAAGCAAACACGCAGCAAAGCTACACTAGTGAGATCTCAATCCATCCGTCCACTGTAGCCCCTCCCTGAGGGACCATATGAAAACAAGAGACCTGTGGGTATTTAATCTGCTCCCTGAAAATAAACCATTATAACACATAGATGACTGCcatctagggccattcagacagttTGTTGTAAGTTAGTCTCTCTCCACGTAAGCACTGTTAGCGGCCGGCCGTGCCCCTGCCAGTGTAAACACACACTCTCCCATATGGAGTGCACATGGGGGCTTTGGGCCTCTAACCCCCCCCTCTGGTCTGCCCAGCTCTGGCCCAGTTCCGGCACAACTTCGGCCCATACTCGGCCCAGCCCAACGCCCAGGCCATCTAGCTCCGGGCCCATTCAGCTATATCAGACCAGGCTGGCAtagccactcactcactcactcactcactcactcactcactcactcactcactcactcactcac encodes:
- the lrrc17 gene encoding leucine-rich repeat-containing protein 17, which codes for MRLLSALLLLLLLRSTEPRKGGRNRERGRARGKGRANAVKRQTSECKEYMEAGEKYLDCQDRQLTGVQQHWPEDIHHLLLARNKIQVLRDNTFSQFKNLKSLDLQQNELYMVEEEAFAGLGQLTTLLLQHNQMKTASEEHLLPLPNLRYLRLYDNPWDCRCSLDSLVRTLQVPSNRNLGNYAKCSEPDALRGQKLKKMRPELLCAEDGEGHQPGQKPQEGQGSLPKPPPIKKYPDANSLCHTYMFPKPMLDCKSKELKNVPSSLPSDIVRMDLSSNSITQLRPKEFVAARDLKLLNLSSNSLDQIDTAAFAGLLYLRELDLSNNSLHYFQYGVLEDLYFLRMLNLGDNPWVCDYNIHYLIYWLKHHPGVAYSGLICTEPQEFRGWPVENYVKTYNGECPKDKDPQPGKGDAGQGQTARELVAETEEAEMELLPKPLRDPRPKKYEVTRLT